The genomic segment AACTGAAGCGATATCATTCGCTGAATCCCATGTTCAGTCAACCTGTTAATGAGTTCCTGTTCGGTTTCGCCAATCCAACGAATCACATCAGTTCAGGCTTGGTTGCTGCTGGTCCTACACTCCCGCCATCCGTACGAAACCAAACTCCAGCGGTCAAGTACGAATCAATGCATCTTAGGGCGCGTACTGCAAGGTCGTGCGTAATGCAGCTACCCGATCGTTAAACCACACATAGTACATGTAACACAACATATCGTTTTCACCTTAGAGCAAGTTGTGTAAACCCTCTCTGGCCATTTATAAAGCAGAAGACTCGGTATCAAGCGGACAAGCTGCAGATCCAAGCGGCCAAATAAGTGAATCGGCCTCATATCAAACACCCAAACCTAGACCGAGGGAAAATCTGGTGAATAAAACCGCAGCCATTCCTGGATAACAAGCAATCTATACTGCTGTAGTAACAAATTATTTTACACCCTATCGGGCTACGGCGCCTTCATGCCTAAGGTATCGTGCCTTCATTCCTCAGGTTGAGTCAGGTATGACTGTCTACTTATCTGCAGGGTACCCGGAATCGAATTTATAATAACACTCACTATCCAACTCAACTCACTTCGATGGCTGCCTCAAGTTTAACCTTGATTTTCTCATTCACGTGGCTCAGTGTGTGAGTGAATCAATTTCTTTTCTTTGGTTCAATTTGATAACTCACCACGTGGTAAACTAAGTCGTTGCAGTTCTATGTAACTTCGTTACTATATATAATTCTCTTCATCTTAGCTGTGTCCAACATCTCGGCCAAATATCAAAGCTCGTAAACAACATTGACGCCAGCTGCAATCGCTCTTCTGCCGCAGAATTTTTTCTCACGTAAAATTCGAGCTACACTCCGCCCCCAACAACTGATACAACACTACAATCCGTGAAAATGTCTTCCTGGGAGAGCAACAATGTGGTTCTAATAGAGAACAGCAGCACCCCCGAGCAATGGGGCGATGCGACGGGCGGTTGCGAAGCAGGAGAGAAGAACGGTCCCACGGGTACCGGCGAGAACGCATCCAACACCAAGGGAGGCCACAAGGACCAGATTTCGGCCGCATGCATCAAAGGTGGCAGGCCTTCGGGCAGCGGCTTTGGCCATCATGCTGGAAGTAAGAAGTAACGTAAAGATATACGCCCAAGGTTTAGAAAGCCAATAGAGAGGTCCTCGTGCGGTTCTTGGCCAATCTGTCCAAGTCAGTCTAAGTGAAAGCTTCATTTAATCGACTAGTAATCGAAGTAAATCAACCACCTATCCGATTGCTGTTCTCTACGGCCTCTAGGGGGAATAGTGCTGTGTAGGATTTGCCATGTTGCAATAGTAAGGAGTTGGGCGGTTCTAACTGTATTTCAACATTAGTTCTTCTCGAGAAAAGCATTTTCTCAAGTCCATGGACTCGGTAGATAGTCTCGAACAACAATTTCCACTAAGAGCTTATAGAAACTAGGGCTGGGCTTCTAGGATTGGTAACAGGGACGACTTGATTACAGAGCAAATAATTCAGCCCTGGCCTGAAAGAGTTTCTGGACGGGCTCTGTTTGCGGAACGTTCACATCCTTGGTCCTTCATACTGGCAAGGATGCTTCAGGCCCAAGTACCCAACTACCTACATTTGCTACATTGGAGACCGGGGGGCCACGTATAAAGTGACGGCCGAGGCTCAACTCGATGGAGAGCCGACAACCGAGCGTGGGAAAAGACTGCAGTGAACGTTCCACATTCCGGAAATCACAAGTACATCCTTGCGTCCATGTGGCGAGACACCTCTAGCGCCGGGACTGCTCAGTCACTAGATTGAACCACCATAGGTCTAACCAGTGGTCACAAGTCTGGCTCCGAAGACTCGGTTCCAAGGCGCCAGCAGACATGGTTCTAGGCCGAAAGAGAGACCGAGAGGATGGGGCCTCTCATAGTCTCGCTTGGCCCTTTATGGGCCTTTTCAAATGCACAATGGCCCAACACGCGTGGAACTCCACCTCGCAAAACCCCCGCTGTGGATGTGAGCTGGGCGGTTTGGGTTGACGGATTGGTCCAAGACACGCACAACCCTGACTCGCGGCGGGGGTTTCCTAGCCCGATTAATCTTATCAGATGCATCTCCGAGGGTTCACGATGCTTGGCACACTAGTTCGTCTGCTAGCAAACCTTGAATGGGGAAAACAAGAGAAAAAAACCTGTCCATGGGATGGGAATTCCCCATTGTCCTGGGTTTGCGTGTTACGTTTCCTCGCCTTCCCGGTCCGATCCGACCTCCTCGGGGGCCCTATCGCCGGGGGTCGGTCAACGCCCGACGGTTACCAATAATTGGCAAAGAAAAGTCGGGCGGGTGCTGTCTTTAAGGTTATAAACGGTAGCATTCCTCCTCGAGTCGTACTCTGTTCCATCTGCCATTCCTGCCATTTTGACTGTTATCAGACGGTTGAAACTCCAGCAACGATGACGACCCGCGCAGATGTCGAGTCCGAAAGGGAGAAGTTGCCCGAAGACCTCGTCAATGAGGTCCCCGAGTCgtcaagctcctcgaccgccgaggaggcgaaACCGAACCCCCCGCTGTACTGGaagctcatcgccgtcgtcctcatctCCTGCATCAGCTTCGGCTCCTCATGGAGTTCGGGCATCACCGGCGCCCTCAAGTCGACgctcaagaaggagctcgacatcaacaacaagcAATTCTCGCTGCTCGAAGCCAGCGAGGACTTCATGGTCACCCTCCTGATTCTCTTCAGCGGAATTCTGACCGACAGGATCGGGGGAGCCGGGGCCATGTTGTATGGTATGCTTGCTCTGCgcacccacccccctcccccccttgcaGCAATTTTCTACGAAGGTGGGTTTGGCGAGCGGAGACTGACGGGCGATAAACAGGTAACATTATCTACTCCATCGGCTCCATCATCgttgcggctgctgctcagGTCCGCTCTTTCAAGCTCATGATCGGCGGCCGGGTGatcctcgctctcggcgaCATCGCGACGCAGGTGGCCCAGTACAAGGTCTTTAGCTCCTGGTTCTCGCCCAACAACGGCTTCGCCTCGACcctgggcctcgagctcggcatcAAGAAGATtggcggcttcgtcggcaAGTCGTCGGCCAACATCATCGCCAAGAATACGGGCAACTTCGCCTGGGTCTTCTGGGTGTCGGTGTTCATGAACGTCTTCACCAATGTGctcaccctcgtcttctACCGCTTCAACGGCATCGCCCACAAGAAGTTCGGCAACGTCACGGACCCGGCGACGGGCGAGAAGCTCACGGAGAAGTCCAAGAAGTTCGAGCCGAAGAAGGTCCTGGAGCTGCCTTGGGTCTTCTGGACCATTATGGCCTTCTCGCTCTTCCAGACCAGCACCGCCGTTGTCTTTACCCAGAACGCCACGGAACTGGCTGAGAAGAGATTCAACACCGACTCCATCACTGCCGGTTGGTATTCAGCGACTCTGCAGTACGCCGGATTCTTCTTGGTGCCGTGCATTGGTGCCTTCATTGACATTCTGGGCAACCGCATCACCTTGCGTGAGTAACCCGTCCATCCGAGTAGCGTCTGAGCCAAACCACTGACCGACCACACTAAGTCGCCATTTGTGGTACTGGAGTCTTTTTGGCCATGGGCCTTGTCAACTGGGCTACCGACACCAAGGGAACGGCTGCTGCCTTTGGCATCTACGCGGTTGCTTTCACTCTAGGCCCTACTACGATCATCGATAGTATCCGGACCTCCATGTGGCATGGGTCAACCTTTGGCTCCGCGTATGCCGTGAAGGTCGCCATGAACAATGCGTAAGTACTACCCAACGTTTGGAGAAGCACGGCCATGGTCATGAAGTCTGACAAACTTGCAGTATGAACATCATCGTCCGTGTCGTGACCGGCGCCATCCAGGACGCCGACAACGATAGCTACGACCATGTCGTCATCGTCtacgtcgtcctcgccgctgcGTCGGTGCTGGTGTCCATCATGCTGGTCGGACTGTCATGGTGGTCTATTGACCTTGGAAACCTACAGTGGACGAGGAAGCAGCGCATCAAGAACGGCGAGCTGTGGaacgagagaaagagggccTTTTACGAGGACAACGGAGCGCGCAACAAGCTCATCTCCAAGAGCTGCTTCGGCGCCTTGATCATGCTGATCCTGGGCGCTTGGTCGGCGTACTTCTGGGGTGTCGCCACTGGCAACAACTCATAGAGACAAATTTTCACGGCCGAAATGAATGACCTGGAGATCGGTGACAATCGAAGTGGCAACGCCCTTGAACTTTGAGAGACATTTTATAATAGAATAGTTAACGAGTCCACACATGCACGAACGAATAGAACGTCCTTCCAAGGACCTTATTGTCCCCAAAACGTGTCCGTATCGCAATGCAAAAAGTGTCGATAAGCTCTACCATATGTAGCAGAAGCGATGTTTGCCACGATTTTCTAACAATACCAAACAATTTGGTTACCTGATGGAGCACCCATGTGTGTTTTCACAGAAATGGGATGTCTTATGCGAATGATCGTGAGTCGTAAGTGAGTTCATGCCACGGCGTTCCTTGACCGAGTCGGCTCCGACAGACGCGGCCGAAGCATCGCCTCATTCAAGTCCCACTCTGTCGTTTCCCCACAGCTCTTATCTTCAGCTTCCTAATTGAACTTGTCGACTTGGAGACCCCTCGCGAGCATGATTTGAGGAAGCTTTGAGGAAAGTAACTGGTTCTGGGCTTACAAACTCTCACAATCCTCACGTTCTCGCTCTAATAGCCAAGTATCTTCGCAATGGGCTACGGAGTCTCTCCCGAGGACCTCCCGGTGCCTGGCCGGGATACGTTCTTCTGGCTGGGCGAGATCAACAAGGCCAGCGCCGTCATCAACTCGGACGAAGGGCTATTGGACCGAGCCGCGGCGATTCGAATCGCCAGCGGCCTCCAAAAGTTACTGGACTCCGGCAACGAGCCCAACGCCCCCCGTCCGAGCCTCGTCATCACCTTTGAACCTCTGCTCATCCAAGCAGCCGGGGTCGAAGCCACCCTCCTCCACGCTGGGCGGTCCAGTCAGGACATGCTCACTACCGTTTCGACCATGGTTCTCCGCGATGCGGTGCTAAATCTTGCCTCGCAACTTCATGACACAACTCGGCGTCTGGTTGACATGGCCGAGACTCACCGCACAACCCTCGTGCCGAACTACACCAACGGAGTCGCGGCCCAGCCCAACTCGTATGGCCACTACCTACTAGGCCACGTTGCGGGACTTCATCGGGATGCAGAGCGACTGAGGCAGTGCTACACTCGACTGGACCGTTGTGCCATGGGCACCACCGTGCTCAACGGCACGAGTTGGCCGCTGAACCGCGAGCGCATGGCCCAGTATCTCGGTTTCGCAaaggtcgtcgacaacgcctACGACGCGGCACAGatcagcgccgccgagatgcCGGTCGAGCTCGGGGCGATCGCGTCCCAGGTCGCGCTCCACGCCGGCGCGTACATCCAGGACGTCATGGCGCAGTACTCCCAGCCGAAGCCATGGATCCTCctccgcgagggcggcgacaacACGTACGTCTCAAGCGCTATGCCGCAGAAGAGGAACCCCGGCCTGCTGAACAACACGCGGGCGGAGGCGTCCAGGGTCGTGactctcggcgtcggccgggcTGTTCAGGGGCATAACTTACCCCCGGGCATGGTCGATGCAAAAGGTCTGGCGGACAACCTTGCCGTGCTCAACGGCGCAACGCGGGTTCTGCGCGACTGGCAGCGCATCCTCGACGCGCTCGTCATTGACGGCAAACGGTCGCTGAAAGAGCTGGATCTCGACTGGACTGCCTCTCAGGAGCTGGCGGATGTCCTGATGCGGGAACATAAAGTGCCGTTTCGGGTTGGACACCACTTTGCGTCCGAGGTTGTCAGATACGCGAAAGCGGAGGATCTATGCCCGAGCGAGTTCCCCTTTGCGGAGGCGTCCAGGATATTCGCAGACACGCTGAAGCACACGAACCTCGAGAACGACGGGTACCGGTTCCTGGATGAGGCCGAATTTCGGGAGGCGCTGGATCCTGCTGGAATCGTCAACCGAAGAGCTACTTCCGGAGGCCCGCAGCCCAAGGAGATGGAACGTATGATAGGCGGCTCGAAGAAGATCTTGGAGGATCTCGAAGTCTGGGTCCAGGAGCGACGGGCACACATTGAGGACTCGTTGCACGAATTAGACGTGGCCTTCAAATTGCTGCTTGAAGTCTGAGCGCTTCAGAGGCATATTCAAATAAATTTCCGGTTCTCTTGTCAGTTTTAAGCGGTTGACGGGTTTGCAAcagacgacgatgtcgactCTATGTCTCGTCAGTCGAGCAATAGACCTCAACTTGAATAGCAAACCAGCCACCATTTATATTCTATTCAATGTTTAGTGCGTCAAGGAATATGTCAAATGACCTTGGTAGGTCTTCCAGGTCTCTGTCGAGGAGACAAGGCAGGAAGACACAGACAGTTGTCAGTGTAGATAAGGCCAAATTAGATACAGTTGAGACCCCGTCTAGTTGAGTGGGGAtatcccatcgggtgctGCTTGACCCCATTTTCGCCAAGCCCGAAAATACCCACTAATTATCCACTTTTACTCCGCATTCAAAGGGATACATGACAGTACGTCATGTACCCCTATGATTTCCGACCTACTTTCACCACTAAAACCACCATTTTGGTTAATGCTGTGATGTCTTCTAGCGATTCTGATGCTTCTGACGCTTCTGTTACTTCTATACGCAGCTGTATAGTAGTTGAGGTCCTTCCGGAAGACCTTACTACTGCCTGTAATACAGACTGTACGCCAGAGCGCTGTGACGCAGCAACAGTCCGGCCCCACGAACCTCCAGCTGCCGAGCATGGTCTTCCGGGCTCCTTCCGGCCCTTCAACGTGCCGGCCCGGGCCCAAGAGGTACGGCAGCTACCTGCAAGCCCGCTAGAACTATTCGTCCAATACGTTCCGCAGGGCCTCGTGGAGCAGTGGGCCCAGTGGACGAATGCGGCGCCGTTATCTAAGGAGGGCCCTAGGGCCAGAACGTCTAGAGTGTATAAGTGGAGGAAGACTTCAGTAGAAGAGATCTACCTCTTCCTAGGGATCCTATTATATATAGGAATTCATAGGGAATCTAGATTATCAACCTACTGGTCGACCCAGCAGCAAAAGGAGGATCCTATCCACCTATTTACGCGGTTTATATCCCGGGACCGTTTCCAACTACTACTCCAGCGACTACGGATATTTAACACTGCTGAattccagcccagccagccagcccagcccagccagggCCGGGGTCGGGGCCGGGGTCAGACCCAAGATCAAATGCCAGATGTATACCGGAAGGTTAACCAGTGGTCATCCCACATCCAAGAGACTGGGGATTCCCTTTATATACCTGGTTCAGACCTTACAGTTGACGAGGCTATGGTCCGATTAACAGGTCGATCTCTTGAGACAACAACGATTCCAACGAAACCTATCCCAGCTGGCTATAAGATCTGGATCCTTGCCCAGTCTGGCTACTGTGTACGGTGGCTGTGGCACGTCCATGGAAAGGGCCCATACGCATTAGTCCCCcaggcccagcccgcccagcctAGCCCAGCTCAGCCCGGGTGGGCAGCCCGGTCGACTGGGACAGCTGCTGGAAAGCTGGCTCTATTGACACCAACGCAGCAGGTAGTAACTACCCTTATCTCCCTACTTCCAGCTGCAACCTACCACGTCTTTCTTGACAACCTCTTTGCCTCTATACGGCTCTTTCGTACCCTACGGAATCAACAGGTTGGAGCTTCTGGTACCTGCCGGAAGGATAGTGGGATAGATGAGATCCTAGTTGCTGAGAAAGAGACTGAAGGACGGGGTATCCCCTGGGGCGAAATACACTGTATCCCTACTTTAGATGGAGAGGTAagctgccagccagccagcctagCCCTGTCCTACCCTGCCTAGTCTAGCCAGCCTACTTACCTAACTAGCAAATAGGTCAACCAGTTCACCTGGAAGGATAATGCCCTTGTGCTCTTCCTGTCAACTGTCTTCCAGGACGGCCAGGAAGTTatccgcagccgccgccgcccagctgggAATTCCGCTGCTAAGAAGGCTGCCCGACAAGTCTTTGGCCCAGACGTCCGCAAGGACCTTCCAGTCCCTAGGGCAATCGATGAATACAACCATAAGATGAATGGGGTTGATGTAAGTGACCAGATGAGGTCCTATTACCAATACAGCCACCCTATTCGTCGAGGGGGCTGGCAGTCAATTGCCTGGAATTTCCTACTAGAAGTGTTAGTTGTGAATAGCTTCCTACTGCAGCTCTGGGGCAGCCCTAGGTGGCAGAAGGTGAAATCACACCACCAATGGCGGCAGTTACTTGCAGCCCAGCTTATTCAGCAGTTCGGACCATTAGCACAAGGGCGGCAGAGGTCACGGCCTAGACGGACTATAGATAAAAGGAATACCTCTATTCCATGGGAACAACATAGAAAGGGGTCGAGGAAGGTTAATTCGCCTTGCTCTTATTGTAGTAATCTAAGGGCAGTAAGAGCCCGCCAGACCCTAGGCGAGATCTCTGGGAATAACCTCACTCGGAAAAAAACACGGAAGGGCTGCTTAGACTGTAATGTACCATTATGTATTGATAGAGATTGCTGGTACCTCTGGCACACTCAGAATCTATAGGCAACAGAGGTATTTTAACCCTATTGGTTAACTTAATAGATTCACAACCCCTTATTGGCTCTACCCCGCTCTTGGCGAAAATGGGGTCAAGCagcacccgatgggataGGCTCATGGCTATAGAAAAAATGCCGCAATTTTACGCTTGAGGCATATAGGAATCGCACAGATTATGAAAGGAATCATGCTAGTACAGGGCAAGGAAAT from the Colletotrichum destructivum chromosome 10, complete sequence genome contains:
- a CDS encoding Putative major facilitator superfamily, MFS transporter superfamily — encoded protein: MTTRADVESEREKLPEDLVNEVPESSSSSTAEEAKPNPPLYWKLIAVVLISCISFGSSWSSGITGALKSTLKKELDINNKQFSLLEASEDFMVTLLILFSGILTDRIGGAGAMLYGNIIYSIGSIIVAAAAQVRSFKLMIGGRVILALGDIATQVAQYKVFSSWFSPNNGFASTLGLELGIKKIGGFVGKSSANIIAKNTGNFAWVFWVSVFMNVFTNVLTLVFYRFNGIAHKKFGNVTDPATGEKLTEKSKKFEPKKVLELPWVFWTIMAFSLFQTSTAVVFTQNATELAEKRFNTDSITAGWYSATLQYAGFFLVPCIGAFIDILGNRITLLAICGTGVFLAMGLVNWATDTKGTAAAFGIYAVAFTLGPTTIIDSIRTSMWHGSTFGSAYAVKVAMNNAMNIIVRVVTGAIQDADNDSYDHVVIVYVVLAAASVLVSIMLVGLSWWSIDLGNLQWTRKQRIKNGELWNERKRAFYEDNGARNKLISKSCFGALIMLILGAWSAYFWGVATGNNS
- a CDS encoding Putative fumarate lyase family, L-Aspartase, fumarase/histidase, argininosuccinate lyase yields the protein MGYGVSPEDLPVPGRDTFFWLGEINKASAVINSDEGLLDRAAAIRIASGLQKLLDSGNEPNAPRPSLVITFEPLLIQAAGVEATLLHAGRSSQDMLTTVSTMVLRDAVLNLASQLHDTTRRLVDMAETHRTTLVPNYTNGVAAQPNSYGHYLLGHVAGLHRDAERLRQCYTRLDRCAMGTTVLNGTSWPLNRERMAQYLGFAKVVDNAYDAAQISAAEMPVELGAIASQVALHAGAYIQDVMAQYSQPKPWILLREGGDNTYVSSAMPQKRNPGLLNNTRAEASRVVTLGVGRAVQGHNLPPGMVDAKGLADNLAVLNGATRVLRDWQRILDALVIDGKRSLKELDLDWTASQELADVLMREHKVPFRVGHHFASEVVRYAKAEDLCPSEFPFAEASRIFADTLKHTNLENDGYRFLDEAEFREALDPAGIVNRRATSGGPQPKEMERMIGGSKKILEDLEVWVQERRAHIEDSLHELDVAFKLLLEV